One region of Pseudomonas alvandae genomic DNA includes:
- a CDS encoding Rnf-Nqr domain containing protein, protein MTDILLSLFSAALINNLVLQWPLGIDPLLEAKGRRQVHALGLATACLMLMVGTFGYMVDAWLLAPTHLTSLRLFAWLPLSVLLIAPLLRLLARRLPSLPFDGLWPLLLGNAGVLGVALLNGRSDQGLGSAMAFSLGAGLGFWWVLSLFDDLRQRTFNNDIPLPFRGLPIQLISAGLMAVAFLGLRGLVKT, encoded by the coding sequence ATGACCGACATCCTCCTCTCCCTGTTCAGCGCCGCCCTGATCAACAACCTTGTGTTGCAATGGCCGCTGGGCATCGATCCGCTGCTAGAGGCCAAGGGCAGGCGCCAAGTCCACGCCTTGGGTCTGGCGACGGCGTGCCTGATGCTAATGGTCGGGACCTTCGGTTATATGGTCGACGCGTGGCTGTTGGCTCCGACACACCTGACATCGCTCCGGTTATTCGCCTGGCTGCCGCTGAGCGTGCTGCTGATCGCGCCGTTGCTGCGCCTGCTGGCGCGCCGGCTGCCCTCACTGCCGTTCGATGGCTTGTGGCCGCTGTTGCTCGGCAATGCCGGTGTCCTCGGTGTCGCGTTGCTCAACGGACGAAGTGATCAGGGGCTGGGGTCTGCGATGGCTTTCAGCTTGGGCGCCGGGTTGGGCTTCTGGTGGGTGCTGAGCCTGTTCGACGACTTGCGCCAGCGTACCTTCAACAATGATATTCCCCTGCCCTTCCGGGGCCTGCCGATTCAGTTGATCAGCGCCGGATTGATGGCGGTGGCCTTCCTCGGATTACGCGGGCTGGTCAAGACATGA
- the metG gene encoding methionine--tRNA ligase, translating to MSEPRKILVTSALPYANGSIHLGHMLEYIQTDMWTRFQKHRGNQCIYVCADDAHGSAIMLRAEKEGITPEQLIANVQAEHSADFAEFLVDFDNFHSTHAEENRELSSQIYLKLRDAGHISTRSVTQYFDPEKKMFLADRFIKGTCPKCGTEDQYGDNCEKCGATYAPTDLKDPKSAISGATPVLRDSQHFFFKLPDFQQMLQTWTRSGTLQDAVANKLAEWLDSGLQEWDISRDAPYFGFEIPGEPGKYFYVWLDAPIGYMASFKNLCDRTPELDFDAFWAKDSTAEVYHFIGKDIVNFHALFWPAMLEGAGFRKPTGINVHGYLTVNGQKMSKSRGTFIKARTYLDHLSPEYLRYYYAAKLGRGVDDLDLNLEDFVQKVNSDLVGKVVNIASRCAGFIHKGNAGVLVAGNAAPELTDAFLAAAPSIADAYENRDFARAMREIMALADRANAWIADKAPWSLAKQEGKQDEVQAICALGINLFRQLVIFLKPVLPLLAADAEAFLNVAPLTWTDHQTLLSNHQLNEFKPLMTRIDATKVQAMIDASKEDLAASQTDTGGPSGNGELAKDPLSPEIDFDAFAAVDLRVALIVKAEAVEGADKLLRLTLDIGDEQRNVFSGIKSAYPDPAKLEGRLTMMIANLKPRKMRFGISEGMVMAAGPGGEEIYLLSPDSGAKPGQRIK from the coding sequence CGGCCATCATGCTTCGCGCGGAAAAGGAAGGCATTACCCCGGAACAACTGATCGCCAATGTCCAGGCTGAACACAGCGCCGACTTTGCCGAGTTCCTGGTGGATTTCGACAACTTCCACTCCACTCACGCCGAAGAAAACCGTGAGCTGTCGAGCCAGATCTACCTGAAGCTGCGTGATGCCGGGCATATCTCCACCCGTTCGGTCACCCAATATTTCGACCCGGAAAAGAAGATGTTCCTGGCCGACCGCTTCATCAAGGGCACCTGCCCGAAATGCGGCACCGAAGACCAGTACGGCGACAACTGCGAAAAATGCGGCGCCACCTACGCCCCGACTGACTTGAAAGACCCGAAGTCGGCAATTTCCGGCGCTACCCCGGTGCTCAGGGACTCCCAGCATTTCTTCTTCAAGCTGCCTGACTTCCAGCAGATGCTGCAGACCTGGACCCGCAGCGGCACGCTGCAGGACGCGGTCGCCAACAAGCTCGCCGAGTGGCTCGATTCGGGCTTGCAGGAGTGGGACATTTCCCGCGATGCGCCGTACTTCGGCTTCGAGATTCCCGGTGAACCCGGCAAATATTTCTACGTGTGGCTGGACGCGCCGATCGGCTACATGGCCAGTTTCAAGAATCTTTGCGACCGTACACCGGAGCTGGACTTCGATGCGTTCTGGGCCAAGGACTCCACCGCCGAGGTGTATCACTTCATCGGCAAGGACATCGTCAACTTCCACGCGCTGTTCTGGCCGGCCATGCTCGAAGGTGCCGGTTTCCGCAAGCCGACCGGTATCAATGTCCATGGCTACCTGACCGTCAACGGCCAGAAAATGTCCAAGTCCCGCGGCACCTTCATCAAGGCGCGCACCTACCTGGATCACCTGTCGCCGGAATACCTGCGCTACTACTACGCGGCCAAGCTCGGCCGTGGCGTCGACGACCTGGACCTGAACCTCGAAGACTTCGTGCAGAAGGTCAACTCCGACCTGGTGGGCAAGGTCGTCAACATTGCCAGCCGTTGCGCCGGCTTCATCCATAAGGGCAACGCCGGTGTACTGGTGGCCGGGAACGCCGCGCCGGAACTGACCGACGCCTTCCTGGCCGCCGCGCCAAGCATCGCCGACGCCTACGAGAACCGCGACTTCGCCCGTGCCATGCGCGAGATCATGGCCCTGGCCGACCGCGCCAATGCCTGGATTGCCGACAAGGCACCGTGGTCGCTGGCCAAGCAGGAAGGCAAGCAGGACGAAGTCCAGGCCATCTGCGCCCTGGGCATCAACCTGTTCCGCCAGCTGGTGATTTTCCTCAAGCCGGTGCTGCCGTTGCTGGCCGCCGATGCCGAGGCGTTCCTCAACGTTGCGCCGCTGACCTGGACCGATCACCAGACCCTGCTGAGCAACCATCAGTTGAACGAGTTCAAGCCGTTGATGACCCGCATCGACGCCACCAAGGTCCAGGCCATGATCGACGCGTCCAAGGAAGACCTGGCCGCCAGCCAGACCGATACCGGCGGCCCGAGCGGCAACGGTGAGTTGGCCAAGGACCCGCTGTCGCCGGAAATCGACTTCGACGCCTTCGCTGCGGTCGACCTGCGCGTGGCACTGATCGTCAAGGCCGAGGCCGTGGAAGGGGCGGACAAACTGCTGCGCCTGACCCTGGACATCGGCGATGAACAACGCAACGTGTTCTCCGGCATCAAGAGCGCCTACCCGGACCCGGCCAAGCTTGAAGGTCGGTTGACGATGATGATCGCCAACCTCAAGCCACGCAAAATGCGTTTCGGTATCTCCGAGGGCATGGTGATGGCGGCGGGCCCCGGCGGTGAAGAGATCTACTTGCTGAGTCCGGACAGCGGCGCCAAGCCGGGCCAACGGATCAAATAA